TCAACCCAGACCCAAACACTGACTATAGCATGTTGTTACCTTCCTCTCTTTTATTAAAAAACCATCAGTCACTGatagtactttttttaaaaaatagagattcAAGTTTCTAAAAGACTTGATCTGAAGTCTGACAAAGTGTCAAGCTAAGTGTCTCTGTTGGGATCGCTATCCCCAGATTTGCTATGCCAGAGCTTAGAAATACCGTCTCTCGTTACCCTCAATTTTAGAGTTTAGTTATCATAAATACCACGAAAAGCAGGAGGGATTATTTTGTGCTATATGGCCCTACACAGAAGTCACAGACCAAAGTGAGACTGCAATAAATGGCAAAGAACTAAACAGGAGACCAAAACAAGCCTGGGAAGAAGCATGAGAGAACATGAAAAGGATCCAAGGTGACTAGACCTATGCTGAGCAGAAGACTTGAGCACATTTAAAAAGCACAGACAATGTTCAGTGCTATTATCTAAGAGTATTAGAGAGGAATCAGAGAGGTCTGAAATGTTTAAAGTAGGTAAGGAGGGAGAATTTGATGGAACTTTTGGTTATTTGTGCCTGGGTGaggggtagtagtagtagtgaaaGAAGGCTAAATAGATGCAGTGAGGATTGtaagaggtggaggtggtggAACAGAGTTGAATATAGAGTACACAAATAACCACCTACTGTTTGGCTTTCACATCATCTCTATTCAGTCAGGTACCACAAAGATGCTTGGTGTTGGTTAATATGACATATTTAATAGGTCATGCTCTCTATAGCTTAGCATAGCTATTTTGTTGAGAAGACGGATGTGGAAAATACAGTAACTGGCAATTGAGGGCATGGGCTAAGCAAGCAGCAGCTTACCTTTCCTCATACGGACTCTTCACAGCGTCCCTACGAAAGGAGGAGCTTTTTCATACAGAGTAATACTAATCCACCTGTTCTACTTTAACAAAAGTAACCTAAATAATTCCCCAAATTAAGATCCtctgacatttcttttttatcttcttgacAAATCATCTGAAGAGAGCAGCATGTGATGGGATAGGTCTAATGAGGGTATGAGATTTTCATTTTTGAAGGAAACTCCTTATTCGTTATTACTAGCCATGGGCCAGATCAACTATTCAGTGCCAAAGGAGGAAAAAGCAGtgtagtaaatgtttgaggacTTTTTGGTGTGACCATGCAGTTAGCTTTAGAAATTTCCTGTCACTCTCATCCTATGCTGCTTAGAAAGCCACGGTTTAAGTTCTGACGACGTTCACTGACGCTGTAGGTAAAGACAGCAACATTTGTTTCATCAAAACAACTTCCTGgattcagctctgacatttcactTCCTTGCCTGTCATTTTAGAAAGGCCATGACTTTTGAATATGagtgataaagcatttattaagccctttgatgtgcaaagcactgttaaGTGGCAGGGAtacaacaaataaagaaaatcatggcagtcactgctctcaaggagctcacatcctagtGGGGAGCCAATATACATAAAGGATTTCAGCTGCAACTCTGGTGGAAAAGTCCTTATGGGGGAGCAGCAAAACAGGTGGTAACACATCATCTTTAACATCatttcattgataaaatcatgTCATATGTACCACAGTAGCAAATATAGTGCCCTCTGTGTAAGATATAAATTCAGAAGTGACCAGAGGTGCTTTATACTCATTGTATTTTGAGACGACAGCAATGCTTGCAAAGTGATTcgaatacattatctcatttgattcttaaaatatttcgaggttaagtgctattatcatttctattttacaaaagGGGGAACTAGGGCTTAGAGACCTGCCTATGGTCATACAACTGGCATTAGTGgcaagatctgaatccaggtctttcccGACTCTGATTTCTGTGCTCTTTCAACTACATAATATTTCCCTAACAGGTAGAAAACGAGGCCAAGCATTAGCATCTATGTGCTATTAGCATAAGCTATAGACAGatattagctaacattttataagacactttaaggtttagcaagtaccttacatatattatttcattcaattttcACAATAATTCATTGAGGTAGGTGCAGAGATGCCTACTGTTACACCAGGAGATTGAAGAGTTAGCAAGGAACTAAAAGCAAGGTTCATAAGATCGCAAGGAGACTATAACCATTCCCAATCATAAGCTATCACAAGCTTTCAAAGTAGTTCTGACTAACTCCAACCACTTCAGGATAAAGTTTTTTTTAGAGCTTCAGATATCATTGCTAAATAgtgagaaaaaacaaaccaaaattagGTGTTTTCACATTGACCTGTTGCATTTGTCCTTTCATAAAATTGGTGATAATGGTGAAAAAATCTTATGTTGTCATTATTTAACCAACAGGTACTGACCTACGAATATACCTTATCACTTGAGGCCTCATATACAAAGACAGAACTTAAGATTTTTGAAAACCACAATAAAAACCTGAGAGGTTGGTGGCAAAACAGACTAGTGCCAGAATGAGACaaagttattaaaataaatttcattcacTCTGTATTACTATAATAGATATCGACAAGTTCATTCTTAGCATACTACTTCTATTCTCTTATGGGTAAAGCTGTGTTGAAGATAAGAACAAACCTACCAACATTTCTGTTGGCAGTAGTAGCTTATCTGCATTCTTCTCATAGTtacagcaaaaaaagaaaatcatttttataacAAAGACATCATAGTACTTTCTGCACATTAATTTTGCTACTATAGTAAGTATAAAACCTTTTGTCATTACCTTTTCCTAAAATATCTGGGTcctaaatgaaaactccttgTTCTCATATACTCAAACAATGGACTCCAGTCAGTAAATATACCAAAGGGAAATCAAACAGCAAACTAAACAGGTACCTTACAttcttcagagttggaaaggcacTGAAAAACGTGTACCcaaatgacagagaaagaaaagatataaatACCTACAGAATAAAGTCCCCCACCAACCCTCCCCACCCATATTATGTGAGAGAGAAAACACCAAATTCcacattatttccttcttttatttagaAGTCTAGGCATATATGTTCCACAAACACACAAAGGATAAATCAAACACTCAGATGCTAAGAGTTGGTCTTCAAACATTATATCCAACGATGCCACCCTTGCCTATGATCTCTCCAACGTAAAACCACATGCATACCTCAGTGGCCACCAAACTGTTTAGCAGAGCTTcctgaaagagaaaaacaaaacaaaacaaaacagccacAGTTTATTTAAGGTAtatgctttctcctttcttctaacCATTCTCCACCACAGTTTTTGTGACAGAGACCAAAAGAACACTATTCGGTCCAGGACAACTCAATTTAAGAAGAATTACTGACTAAAGTTAAATTCATTCAACTACTGAGGGCACTTCTCAATTATGAAAACTAAATAGCTCAGAGCTCAtactttgaagaaaatattaaaggatGAGAACTGTCTCTTGAATAGATAGCATTTCTTTCACAATTATCTGGCCCAAGAAAATTCTCAAACATTTGGGTGATAGCTCCACAATTTTAGTCAAGGGTAGCTCaaccttttttacttttttctttagtAGTAAATAGTTAAATGAGTTCCTCAAAAGCACTTTCTCATAGAGACACAAACTAAATTATAAAGGACAAGAAATACATAACACTATTTTCACAGTGAACTCAAGAATTTTCCTATTCTTTGGGAAGATGGCTGAGACTTCTTTTACTGAACATAAAATTTACAATTTCTTTTTGCAAGTTTGAATCTGAAAAATCACCCAGGTTTTCAGGATGTGGGTATAGCAGCTCAGCAGTTATTTATTCTCTTTGAATTCTACAGCCTAGGTCAAGCAAGAGACGATGGAATTCCAAGCTCCAACCCTTACAGCTTTTAGATTTTTATCTTCATGCAACTGAATATTCCTTTAAACCAAGTTATAATGCTTGCCAggtctagatttttttcttccaggagAGCGCTGCTTCCTGCTTATGATATATTCAAGCAGACCTTTTGGCTGAACTAGAGAGAGCCTCAGAGCTAGAGATGCACAAGAATGTTGAGTCAGCAAAACTAAGCAATCATCAAAGCAGAAAccaatgtaaaatgaagaaaagagctGCCCAGTCAAAAGGTCAATTATTTGCTACAGAAGGGGTCAACGGGAACTAGGATATTACACAGCAAATTATCAAGGTGAAAATCTTCAGAAGCTGTTAAGTCAGAGCTAACCTCTATATACATCTTGTTGGATTTAGCCTCACTTAAAAACACAAGTGTTAAACAAAATGATCAGAAAACTCTCAAGGGAAAACATTTTCTGTTACGCACACCTATTTTCATTTAGCCCATGGTTACCTTAACTGTGAGATTTTTGAAGCTACCAGTTCGAGCTGATGAGATGACTTTCTTCAGGCTTTCAATGGCTCTGGGGATCTCAGTAGGACTTGGAGGAACCAGCTCAACCTTGGCATACTGCCAAAATGTGACCAAGCGAGGCTTCGAATAAGTTACAGCAGCTGGAaacaagaaaaaaccaaaaaccaaaaccaggaTGAACTCACTGGAGACTGAAAGAAGCAGATGTGTGGGCTGgacacaaatatttattcatgCATCGCATTCATTCACTGCTTGTACCAAATGTGCACCCCATACGAAGAGTCAAAGCTGCTCCCTGGTAACAAGCAGCTATTAAAGATGCCTAACACCTGTGTCACAGGGGACGTTCAGTCAGGCAGGAAGCCTGTAAGTACAACTTATTATGCAAGGACTTCACTAGTTAGAAGCTAGCACCATTGCCTGGTTTATGAATGGCAAATCCATTTAACTGCATAGTTTGTACATGTTGGTCCTATACATTAAGAAAGTAACAGCAATTTTATCATAAATACTTGGTAGAGACTGGACAggagtgggtgggggaggtaAGAATGGTACATTCAGAATCGGATTAAAAATCTGTCACAATATTTGGCACAAATAACTTGATCCAAATGGAATTATACCAATTAGCATCCATTTTTAGTATCTATTATCAATATGTGCTGGATTAAACCTTTCTTTAACAAAAGCACAGCTGCTCTTCTTTCAAAAGCAGTAGAAACAATACTGCAAAAGCCTGTAGCAGCCAGGATGAAGAAAGCAGTATTTACAAGATAAaatgtcctcagacatttatgtTAACAATTCAAGAAGAATTTGTCCTCTTCTGATTTAACTAAAGCCACTATTTATACCAAGGTAGTTACAGAACTGTAGCAGTAATAATAGTAAGATGGCTTTTTTGAATGAAAATCCAAGaataaaaacaatgaacaaaataaatttatgaaCATAAAGTATATGGATCCATATCCCTTGTTTGTTCTTCCTGCCTATTGAAATTTACTTCCAATTAGCACCTGAAATACCAAGCttgggaacagaaaaaaaattgtttaaaccCACTGAGTTTTCTAGTTGCTAGAAATTTTGCGATCAGATTTGGCTAAGAGGAAAAATTAATGGCAAATAGAAGGTATGACGTTTCCTTGTGAATTTTTTCATTGGAAGGCCAtgtagtatagtgaaaagagagcgaggtttgtagtcagaagacttgagttcaagtcccatttctgccACTTAACTACCTGGGTGGCCTTGAATACATGTCTTAacactgtgtgcctcagtttcttcatccacaaaatgaagggaatggactaggttagcacttcttaaactgtggatcccACAGTTCCCTAGAAAGGCCCTTCGAGCTCTAAATTTATTACCCTAGGACTTATGTATCCCTTCTCTATTGGGACAGTGCAAGATGTAAATATTCAAGGAGACAAAATCTTTTAAGAAATGATGTAGAAAAGACCTCATTCTGGCCAATAAAGAAGGACAACTAAGAAGCATGATTTGGATAGgacaatagttttttttaaactagttcAAATGTAAGATAATgacagttttttttccaatggttTCACAAACtaagaaagaaacagaatttaaggctggaagggtctttagaaATCGTTTAGTCAttacttatcacagtgtctgacacaatatcaaaatatacttttgattagaaactttcatttcattgaagaggtaaagtgacttagccaaggctACAGAGCTCATTAGTGGCCAAGTTTTGACTAGCAActaggtttcctgactcctgacttATGTTCTTTCCACCCCATCTTTATatatttgggggggtggggtggtggtggaagggCATGGAGGAAAGGTTAAGAGTTTTATAATAAGTTTTCTACTCTGATACCTTATTGAGCACAGAGGTGAACCTGAGACTCTCAGTGCCTATGTCAGGGAAGCACAAGTTTTGGTAGGTCCTACTAAGTCAAAAAGGCAGAGCACAGGCTTTACTACATTGTTGTCTGAGGATCAACCTACTCAAATCCCCAAAGGCTTATCACAAGTGGTGAGATCTAAGTTATAGAGGAGTTGTAATTTACCTGATGTAAAAGAATCTATTGTGACAAATTCAGATgctttatatatacattcacagaTTTCTTACTCCACTGAAAATCAATCTGTCAAATACTTAATCACTGGAGAAGTTTGACGGCTATGAAATCATTATGTACTATGAGCTCCACCAAGATCAAGTTAAAATAATATAACCAGCAAACATTTaactttcaaaatatatatatacatacacactggACTAGTTATTAGATTGAATTAGATGTCTATTTTGTTTTTGACTTCGCTTCaccaatttcctcttttttctataACATCTAGAAATA
This Trichosurus vulpecula isolate mTriVul1 chromosome 2, mTriVul1.pri, whole genome shotgun sequence DNA region includes the following protein-coding sequences:
- the ATP5MG gene encoding ATP synthase subunit g, mitochondrial; this translates as MAQLVRNAVEKAPVLLNAAVTYSKPRLVTFWQYAKVELVPPSPTEIPRAIESLKKVISSARTGSFKNLTVKEALLNSLVATEVCMWFYVGEIIGKGGIVGYNV